The Magnetospirillum sp. 15-1 genome has a window encoding:
- a CDS encoding ATP-binding protein: MGLAQPTARTRSEDAEAFGFRRLRRWLVAGFVSANLFLIAAYLVMVWLGPRSTIEETGRSMRTLALALSEQVEATIRSEAAILTSLQREIRARGGVSAFSETAWYEMFMAHLNLFSDDPADKPLHALFFVNADGIASASSVGNPTRQADASMRPYFVFHRDNPGEELFISEVSQSKITGLWVFFLTQRISGEDGSFQGVIGISLRIGRFEDLFDRLGLPADGTIAIHRMDGAPLYRHPFTEAFATAAPAAFPGVAAMIEKRSGYDQQVSPFDGKPRVVGYNLGRRYPILAVATVSREGALAAWSRTMSWFAGLGLAALGMGGMLFLFSLRHLGSLEREARMRRLSQTVDQNPHMIITTDPDGVIDYANPSFCRFTGFSPEEVIGRTPRILKSAETPPEVFTDLWRTIRGGHEWRGEMLNRRKDGSPYWASIVISPVMDEGSGLCGFVGMQEDISERKRIEGRVAELVAELKESNEELEHFAYVASHDLRQPLRMITSYLGLLRKKLGAVFDEEASEYFAFATSGAKRLDRMIVDLLEFSRIGKQSAMESVDLNMALADGLQNLRVAIRDSGAVVNVAENLPTVEGDRSELTRLFQNLIGNALKYCQEGRIPVVDVSCRDAGADWIISVQDNGIGIDADCLDKVFGIFQRMVSRDKYEGTGIGLAVCRKIAEHHGGRIWAESEVERGSTFLVSLPKA, from the coding sequence ATGGGTTTGGCCCAGCCGACCGCCAGGACCCGGTCGGAGGATGCGGAGGCTTTCGGGTTTCGACGCCTGCGTCGTTGGCTGGTCGCCGGATTTGTTTCCGCCAATCTGTTCCTGATTGCCGCCTATCTGGTGATGGTCTGGCTGGGGCCGCGGTCCACCATTGAGGAGACGGGGCGCTCCATGCGCACCCTTGCCCTGGCCTTGTCAGAGCAGGTGGAGGCCACCATCCGGTCCGAGGCCGCCATCCTGACCTCGTTGCAGCGGGAGATCCGGGCACGCGGCGGGGTGAGCGCCTTCAGCGAAACCGCCTGGTACGAGATGTTCATGGCGCATCTCAACCTGTTCAGCGACGATCCGGCCGACAAGCCGCTGCACGCCTTGTTCTTCGTGAATGCCGACGGGATCGCCTCGGCCAGTTCGGTCGGCAATCCGACCCGGCAGGCCGACGCCTCCATGCGCCCCTATTTCGTCTTCCACCGCGACAATCCCGGCGAGGAACTGTTCATCAGCGAGGTCTCGCAGTCCAAGATCACCGGGCTGTGGGTGTTCTTCCTGACCCAGCGCATCAGCGGCGAGGACGGTTCGTTCCAGGGAGTGATCGGCATCTCGCTGCGCATCGGGCGGTTCGAGGACCTGTTCGACCGGCTGGGCCTGCCCGCCGACGGAACCATCGCCATTCACCGTATGGACGGGGCTCCGCTCTACCGCCATCCCTTCACCGAGGCCTTCGCCACGGCGGCGCCCGCCGCCTTTCCCGGCGTGGCGGCCATGATCGAGAAGCGATCCGGATACGACCAGCAGGTCAGCCCCTTCGACGGTAAGCCCCGCGTCGTCGGCTATAATCTGGGACGGCGTTATCCCATCCTGGCGGTGGCGACGGTCAGCCGCGAGGGGGCGCTGGCCGCGTGGTCCCGCACCATGTCGTGGTTCGCCGGGTTGGGGCTGGCCGCCCTGGGGATGGGAGGGATGCTGTTCCTCTTTTCGCTCAGGCATCTGGGCAGCCTGGAGCGGGAGGCCCGCATGCGGCGCCTGTCCCAGACCGTCGATCAGAACCCCCACATGATCATCACCACCGATCCGGACGGAGTGATCGATTATGCCAATCCCAGCTTCTGCCGCTTCACCGGCTTTTCGCCCGAGGAGGTGATCGGCCGCACGCCGCGCATTCTCAAATCGGCCGAAACTCCCCCCGAGGTCTTCACCGATTTGTGGCGCACCATCCGGGGCGGGCACGAATGGCGCGGCGAGATGCTCAACCGGCGCAAGGACGGCAGCCCCTATTGGGCCTCCATCGTCATCTCGCCGGTCATGGACGAGGGCAGCGGGCTATGCGGCTTCGTCGGCATGCAGGAGGACATCAGCGAGCGCAAGCGCATCGAGGGAAGGGTGGCCGAACTGGTGGCCGAGTTGAAGGAATCCAACGAGGAACTGGAGCACTTCGCCTATGTGGCCTCCCATGATCTGCGCCAGCCGCTGCGCATGATCACCTCGTATCTCGGCCTGCTGCGCAAGAAGCTGGGGGCCGTCTTCGACGAGGAGGCCTCGGAATACTTCGCCTTTGCCACCAGCGGTGCCAAGCGGCTGGACCGCATGATCGTCGATCTGCTGGAATTCTCGCGCATCGGCAAGCAATCGGCCATGGAGAGCGTCGACCTCAACATGGCGCTGGCCGACGGGCTGCAGAATCTCCGCGTCGCCATCCGGGATTCCGGGGCGGTGGTCAATGTGGCCGAGAACCTGCCCACGGTAGAGGGCGATCGTTCCGAACTGACCCGCCTGTTCCAGAACCTGATCGGCAACGCCCTGAAATATTGCCAGGAGGGCCGGATTCCGGTGGTGGACGTATCGTGCCGCGATGCCGGGGCGGACTGGATCATCTCGGTCCAGGACAACGGCATCGGCATCGATGCCGACTGCCTGGACAAGGTGTTCGGCATCTTCCAGCGCATGGTCAGCCGCGACAAGTACGAGGGGACCGGTATCGGCCTCGCGGTGTGCCGCAAGATCGCCGAGCATCATGGCGGCCGCATCTGGGCCGAGTCGGAGGTGGAGCGGGGCTCCACCTTCCTGGTCAGTCTGCCGAAGGCGTGA